A single Ammospiza caudacuta isolate bAmmCau1 chromosome 6, bAmmCau1.pri, whole genome shotgun sequence DNA region contains:
- the LOC131559035 gene encoding mas-related G-protein coupled receptor member H-like has translation MEVTTVSPSPASPTEGDDLCETDVTSVAIHIVTLLMCLCGLAGNGAVIGLLSLEDRNYGIFQLAVTDFLFLLLTVPSAILFLVEDMSCSHILPLLYLSFLLLLSVVSYYWGLYRLMRSSNVSCMDKLCKLCCCWDDPECLVWVADSVKYWAFFAFFLVIPTVTFLCPSHNQEHCQAALISVYTFILLLVVAPMVISHTINFINARWGSQQQQPKRRNIVILITVLLTLPLSIWNFLQLLSYIGVPSEVVFVTMCIHSTIKPFIYFLSGECWRPCSMESLQLSLQRVFE, from the coding sequence ATGGAGGTGACCACCGTGTCCCCATCTCCTGCCTCACCCACTGAAGGAGATGatctgtgtgagacagatgtCACCAGCGTGGCCATACacattgtgacactgctcaTGTGCCTCTGTGGGCTGGCTGGCAACGGGGCTGTCATCGGCCTCCTCAGCCTGGAAGACCGCAACTATGGCATCTTTCAGCTGGCTGTCACTgacttcctcttccttctcctcacaGTCCCCTCCGCCATCCTCTTCCTGGTGGAGGACATGTCCTGCTCTCATATCCTGCCCCTGCTGTACCTGagtttccttctcctgctctcagTGGTCTCCTACTACTGGGGGCTGTACCGGCTGATGCGCAGCAGCAATGTGTCGTGTATGGACAAGCTCTgcaagctctgctgctgctgggacgATCCTGAGTGCCTAGTTTGGGTGGCAGACAGTGTCAAATATTGGGCcttctttgctttcttccttGTCATTCCCACGGTGACATTCCTGTGCCCATCACACAACCAGGAGCACTGCCAGGCAGCTCTCATCTCCGTGTACACCTTCATCCTGCTCCTCGTTGTTGCACCCATGGTCATTTCTCACACAATCAATTTCATTAATGCCAGGtggggctcccagcagcagcaacccAAGAGACGCAACATCGTTATTTTAATCACTGTGCTCCTCACTCTCCCCCTCAGCATATGGaatttcctgcagctgctcagttATATAGGCGTGCCCTCAGAGGTTGTTTTCGTCACCATGTGTATCCACAGTACCATCAAACCCTTCATCTACTTCTTGTCAGGGGAGTGCTGGAGGCCCTGCTCCATGGAGTCCCTCCAGCTCTCCCTCCAGAGGGTCTTTGAATAG
- the LOC131558781 gene encoding LOW QUALITY PROTEIN: mas-related G-protein coupled receptor member D-like (The sequence of the model RefSeq protein was modified relative to this genomic sequence to represent the inferred CDS: inserted 2 bases in 2 codons; deleted 2 bases in 1 codon), which translates to MSTLSPGTEGASPACWSQPGGKASQGSWNEESHDSWSQCDSRQGSKVPIPLLLLLLCLCGMXGNGAVLWLLSFCIHRNPITPCVLSPAMPGSTFLLSITITLGIFSVPESFCHQLGSWAVTAGLKVPILLAFTAAVSSLTALSAVTALFVLXVSCWPCPCSQCFPVLLCALLWLLSFLLTATLHCCPLVPMALVLSCPFSVLSLPCSALALLARLLCCSWKQLPGKLCALLLLLVISFPFFTADFGHWLLLRAFDFSVFAPSPSLLLTCAQSSALPLIDCLAGSCAKEFTPSGSVALQRAFEAFVPEPGHRDNTGEPSSGGIIMRKSLHKREA; encoded by the exons ATGAGCACTTTGTCCCCTGGCACGGagggagccagccctgcctgctggagccAGCCCGGTGGGAAGGCATCCCAGGGGAGCTGGAATGAGGAGAGCCACGACAGCTGGAGCCAGTGTGACAGCAGGCAGGGGAGCAAAGTGCCTatcccgctgctgctgctgctgctgtgcctgtgtggga gtgggaatggggctgtgctctggctcCTCAGCTTCTGCATCCACAGGAACCCCATCACCCCCTGTGTGCTCAGCCCGGCCATGCCTGGCTCCACCTTCCTGCTCTCCATCACCATCACCCTGGGGATATtttctgtcccagagagcttCTGCCACCAGCTGGGCTCGTGGGCTGTGACAGCTGGGCTGAAGGTCCCCATCCTCTTGgctttcactgctgctgtgtcctcTCTGACAGCCCTCAgtgctgtcacagctctgtttGTCC CCGtgtcctgctggccctgcccctgctcccagtgcttcccggtgctcctgtgtgccctgctctggctgctctccTTCCTGCTCACTGCCACCCTCCATTGCTGCCCTTTGGTGCCCATGGCCTTGGTGCTGAGCTGCCCCTTCTCAGTGCTCAGCCTGCCCTGTtctgctctggccctgctggccaggctcctgtgctgctcatggaaacagctcccagggaagctctgtgccctgctcctgctgctc gtcatctccttccccttcttcaCTGCTGATTTTGGGCACTGGCTCTTGCTGAGGGCATTTGACTTCTCTGTCtttgcccccagcccctctctcctgctcacctgtgcccagagcagtgccCTCCCTCTGATTGActgcctggctgggagctgtgcaaaGGAATTCACCCCCTCTGGTAGTGTTGCCTTGCAGAGGGCTTTTGAGGCTTTTGTGCCAGAGCCAGGGCATAGGGACAACACAGGGGAACCATCATCAGGGGGAATCATCATGAGAAAGAGTCTGCATAAAAGAGAAGCATAA
- the LOC131558782 gene encoding LOW QUALITY PROTEIN: mas-related G-protein coupled receptor member H-like (The sequence of the model RefSeq protein was modified relative to this genomic sequence to represent the inferred CDS: inserted 2 bases in 1 codon; substituted 1 base at 1 genomic stop codon), translated as MLNDYYVFYNVQRSSVKLWSFSNVSTAFTLTVARLISDHCGQSKPEALQKLGEGGTEEELWNRCPQQTIHSVTLLICLCGLAGNGAVLWLLGFHIQRDTMKPITXTCHPXPGIINFLIFMAPSSLLFLLGDFSCSSIMSPASIRFLFLLIPMFHSVGLYRLTAISIERGRSMLCPPGLFCHLPQDLSWVVVSATLWALSITAIAAISAVNSLCQSQEHKLCCRRALISLYILNSLVFAPSMVIFRTILFIHFKGSSQQQQSKSLDIIVFLAVLLTVPLSLWNFLQQLGYTTVSPRVVLLFACTHSSINPFIYISVTKCWRRCSMGSLRECLQKVLEEPERSSAPSNDATRDRGV; from the exons ATGTTGAACGACTATTACGTGTTTTATAATGTTCAAAGAAGCTCTGTTAAGCTTTGGAGTTTTTCTAACGTGAGTACTGCGTTCACGCTGACAGTTGCAAGGCTGATCTCTGACCATTGTGGGCAGTCGAAGCCCGAAGCGCTGCAGAAGCTCGGGGAAGGCGGAACGGAGGAGGAGCTGT ggaACAG ATGTCCCCAGCAGACCATACacagtgtgacactgctcaTCTGCCTctgtgggctggctgggaacggggctgtgctctggctcCTCGGGTTCCACATCCAGAGGGACACCATGAAACCCATCAC GACCTGCCATCCTTGACCTGGCATCATCAACTTCCTCATCTTCATGGCCccctcctctctgctcttcctgctgggggatttctcctgctcctccatcaTGTCCCCAGCATCCATAcgcttccttttcctcctcatccCGATGTTCCACAGCGTAGGGCTGTACCGGCTGACAGCCATCAGCATCGAGAGGGGCAGGTCCATGCTCTGCCCACCTGGGCTCTTCTGCCACCTTCCCCAGGACCTCTCATGGGTGGTGGTCAGTGCCACGCTCTGGGCCCTTTCCATCACTGCCATCGCTGCCATTTCTGCGGTGAATTCCCTGTGCCAGTCACAGGaacacaagctctgctgccgCAGGGCTCTCATCTCCCTGTACATCCTCAACTCCCTCGTCTTTGCTCCATCCATGGTCATCTTCAGGACAATCCTCTTCATTCACTTCAAGGgtagctcccagcagcagcaatccAAGAGCCTTGACATCATTGtcttcctggctgtgctcctcaCTGTCCCCCTCAGTCTCTGgaatttcctgcagcagctcggCTACACCACTGTGTCCCCCCGGGTTGTTCTCCTGTTTGCCTGCACGCACAGCAGCATCAACCCCTTCATCTACATCTCAGTAACAAAGTGCTGGAGGCGCTGCTCCATGGGGTCCCTCAGGGAGTGCCTCCAGAAGGTGTTGGAGGAGCCAGAAAGGAGCAGTGCCCCCAGTAATGATGccaccagggacaggggggTCTGA
- the LOC131559434 gene encoding LOW QUALITY PROTEIN: mas-related G-protein coupled receptor member D-like (The sequence of the model RefSeq protein was modified relative to this genomic sequence to represent the inferred CDS: inserted 1 base in 1 codon): protein MEVTTMSPSPASPTEGGDACVIDVTNVTLLICLCGLAGNGAVIGLLSLKTRNAGFFDLAVIDFLFLLFAVHSALLILMEDVPCXPIVPLMYMNFVFQLSLVSHYWVLFRLMSSIPVWYMHNVCKLCCRWDLPVCLMWVVDTIPYWAILALFTVTPTVTFFCSSHEQEHCQAALISMYSLILLLFTAPVVISGTIYFINSKRGSQQQQPKRRDIVIVITVLLTLTISLCNFLPQLGHITVPSKVVFLLACIHNSIKPFIYFLAGRCWRPFSINSLWLSLQRVFEEAEKNTAHSDDPTMDTVV from the exons ATGGAGGTGACCACCatgtccccatctcctgccTCACCCACTGAAGGAGGCGATGCCTGTGTTATCGATGTCACCAATGTGACCCTGCTCATCTGCCTctgtgggctggctgggaaCGGGGCTGTCATCGGCCTCCTCAGCCTGAAAACCAGGAATGCTGGCTTCTTTGACCTGGCTGTCATTgacttcctcttcctcctctttgcAGTCCACTCTGCCCTCCTCATCCTGATGGAGGATGTTCCCT CTCCTATCGTGCCCTTGATGTACATGAACTTTGTTTTTCAGCTGTCATTGGTCTCCCACTACTGGGTGCTCTTCAGGCTGATGAGCAGCATCCCTGTGTGGTATATGCACAACGTGTGCAAGCTCTGCTGCCGATGGGACCTTCCTGTGTGCCTGATGTGGGTGGTGGACACTATCCCATACTGGGCCATCTTGGCTCTCTTCACCGTCACTCCCACAGTGACATTCTTTTGCTCATCACACGAGCAGGAGCACTGCCAGGCAGCTCTCATCTCCATGTACTCCCTCATCCTGCTCCTCTTTACTGCACCCGTGGTCATTTCTGGCACAATCTATTTCATTAATTCCAAGCGAGGCTCCCAACAGCAGCAACCCAAGAGGCGTGACATCGTTATCGTCATCACTGTACTCCTCACTCTCACCATCAGCCTCTGCAATTTCCTGCCTCAGCTCGGTCACATCACTGTGCCCTCTAAGGTTGTTTTCCTGCTCGCCTGCATCCACAACAGCATCAAACCCTTCATCTATTTCTtggcagggaggtgctggaggcccTTCTCCATAAACTCCCTCTGGCTCTCCCTCCAGAGGGTCTTTGAGGAGGCAGAAAAAAACACTGCCCACAGTGATGATCCTACAATGGACACAGTGGTCTGA
- the LOC131559007 gene encoding mas-related G-protein coupled receptor member D-like: MEVTTVSPSPASPTEGADLCKTDVTSVAIHSVTLLICLCGLAGNGAVLWVLSLIRRNPGIFKMAVADFTFLLVTVLSALLFLVEEVSCSPIVPLRYLNFLFQLSVASYYWALFRLMPSNSVMTMHKVCWLRCPRDLPLRLRWLVDSVQYWAFFALFTVIPTVTLLCPSKEQELCQATLISMYTLILLLFIAPVVISSTVDFIRAKWGSQQQQPKRRDIVFILIVLLTLLLSIWNFLQLLSYITVSPQIFFLLTCIHISIKPFIYFLVGSWRTDSSMAISWKLCTVGVFMESLQRVFD, from the coding sequence ATGGAGGTGACCACCGTGTCCCCATCTCCTGCCTCACCCACTGAAGGAGCTGATCTGTGTAAGACAGATGTGACCAGTGTGGCCATACACAGTGTGACACTGCTTATCTGCCTctgtgggctggctgggaatggggctgtgctctgggtcCTCAGCCTGATACGGCGTAACCCTGGCATCTTTAAGATGGCTGTCGCCGACTTCACCTTCCTTCTTGTCACCGTCCTCTCCGCCCTCCTCTTCCTGGTGGAGGAAGTGTCCTGCTCTCCTATTGTGCCCTTGCGGTACctgaatttccttttccagctctcAGTGGCCTCCTACTACTGGGCGCTGTTCCGGCTGATGCCCAGCAACAGCGTGATGACTATGCACAAGGTCTGCTGGCTCCGCTGCCCCAGGGACCTTCCTCTGCGCCTGAGGTGGCTGGTGGACAGTGTCCAGTACTGGGCCTTCTTTGCTCTCTTCACTGTCATCCCCACAGTGACATTGCTATGCCCGTCAAaagagcaggagctctgccaggcGACTCTCATCTCCATGTACACCCTCATCCTGCTCCTCTTTATTGCACCCGTGGTCATTTCCAGCACAGTTGATTTCATTAGGGCCAAGtggggctcccagcagcagcaacccAAGAGGCGCGACATTGTTTTCATCCTCATTGTGCTGTTAACACTCCTCCTCAGCATCTGGaatttcctgcagctgctcagttACATCACTGTGTCCccccagatttttttcctgctcaccTGCATCCACATCAGCATCAAACCCTTCATCTACTTCTTGGTTGGTAGCTGGAGGACAGACAGCTCCATGGCGATCTCCTGGAAGCTCTGTACTGTGGGAGTCTTCATGGAATCTCTGCAGAGGGTCTTTGACTAG